A region of the Dickeya chrysanthemi NCPPB 402 genome:
TTCCGGTGTCGGTGTCATCATCACGCAGCCCTCACGATGTAGTTGAATGCGATGTTGCGGGGGCGGTTTTCGTTGGCAGTAGGTACAACTCTTGATGCATCAAAAACAACATTGAAGCCCTTAGTGCCTCCAGTGGTTGAATTAGCATCATATGCAATTTGAGAGCTTGGAAACATCGCTCCGGTTGGAGCATTGATGGTAACAGTCTGATCATCCATGACAAACGAAGCAACAATATTTCTGATCGTATCCCCTTGTGATGAAAGCAGACCTCTATTGTTATCCACCCCTCTCCCATCATCCCAACCACGAATAAACTCACCACGTAAATCTGGCAGCACACCCGACGGATAGATCTGTGCCAGCCGCGGATAGCGATTTTTATCAAACGCCTGACCGTTACATTTCAGCCAGCCACCTGGGGCAGTAGCCTGCGGCCAGGGCAAGGGAATGCCCACAATGTCATTAATATCCAGCTTGAGCTTGAAGTTGTCGTCAGTTTTACCGGACAAGGAATCAACAGCGCCGGCCACAAATGCCGTGGT
Encoded here:
- a CDS encoding phage tail protein; its protein translation is PDTYKPQLQEGSGRVQTIRMILVVSNTSAVTLKVDPSVVLATRKSVDDKAIEVKAYADDLMAKHLANANPHKQYAPIESPVLTGNPTAPTAVAGTRTTQLATTAFVAGAVDSLSGKTDDNFKLKLDINDIVGIPLPWPQATAPGGWLKCNGQAFDKNRYPRLAQIYPSGVLPDLRGEFIRGWDDGRGVDNNRGLLSSQGDTIRNIVASFVMDDQTVTINAPTGAMFPSSQIAYDANSTTGGTKGFNVVFDASRVVPTANENRPRNIAFNYIVRAA